The following are encoded together in the Gemmatimonadota bacterium genome:
- a CDS encoding carbohydrate binding family 9 domain-containing protein, giving the protein MLKSFARRASLTGLLLVLPALAAAQQSDSLPRPTMRAVWREGVIRIDGALNEGDWQRAVAATDFVQSMPNPGANASHRTEARVLYDRDALYIGVRLHDPHPDSIARQIARRDSDDIYSDWIRIAIDSYLDRRTAFIFAVSPRGLQRDEFRYNDTENDPLWDAVWASAARIDSAGWTAEVRIPLSQLRFSVGAAGVTKWGIQFGRVVARNQEISVWSPMPPQQPGVVSRYGDLVGLDSLVAPKRLEVLPYVSSQVAREPGDANDPFYDPTRSSARMGADVRYGLPAGLTLTATVNPDFGQVEVDPAVVNLSAFEVFFPERRPFFLEGVDIFRFGQSVTFNDNNPSNFFYTRRVGRAPRRSLDALGARYSDVPAQSDIAAAAKLSGKTRRGLSLGVLGALTREERGRYALPNGTRGSAIVEPRTEFLVTRLRQDFRQGNTVVGGVLTGVQRELGDAALRPLFVRNALVTGSDFEHRWGNRTWAVSGFMAASRVGGDRRVMTALQRSPIRAFQRPDATDLTLDTTRTTLGGYFGTLSLARTAGEHWLGSVTYEETSPGFEVNDLGFQTRADFRSLSGAVQYRETRIGRFMRSYEASVYMTQAANFDGNVVERRMSFLSSGLFNSFVGYSFWGFIQPETVDDRLLRGGPLTRKPREWQLRGELTSDTRRPIVGELEYEYNRNAQREWRHTVSLGMELRPTSAVRIQLQPEFARQYDVDQYVTDVRDAAATRTYGGRWIFGDIDQSELSVEARAEWTFSPTLTLQLWAQPFVASGRFARFKEFSTPGQFAFDVYGRDRGTIVRRAGAGGDEVVVDPDGPGGAAPFTFQEQDFLVRSLRGNAVLRWEYRPGSTLFLVWQQQREGDEGFADLRATRDVASPFRDPARNVFLLKLSYWLGR; this is encoded by the coding sequence ATGCTGAAGTCCTTTGCCCGTCGTGCCTCCCTGACGGGCTTGCTCCTCGTCTTGCCGGCTCTCGCTGCCGCGCAGCAGTCGGACTCGCTCCCCCGGCCGACCATGCGCGCGGTCTGGCGAGAGGGGGTCATCCGGATCGACGGAGCGCTCAACGAAGGCGACTGGCAGCGCGCGGTCGCGGCGACCGACTTCGTGCAGTCGATGCCCAACCCGGGGGCCAACGCCTCGCATCGCACCGAGGCGCGGGTGCTGTACGATCGCGACGCGCTGTACATCGGGGTGCGCCTTCACGACCCGCACCCCGATTCCATCGCCCGCCAGATCGCCCGGCGCGATTCAGATGACATCTATTCCGATTGGATCCGCATCGCGATCGACTCGTACCTCGACCGGCGCACCGCCTTCATTTTCGCGGTGTCGCCGAGGGGGCTGCAGCGTGACGAGTTCCGCTACAACGACACCGAGAACGACCCGCTGTGGGATGCCGTCTGGGCCAGCGCGGCGCGCATCGACTCCGCAGGGTGGACCGCCGAGGTGCGCATTCCGCTCTCGCAGCTTCGGTTCTCGGTTGGAGCGGCCGGGGTGACCAAGTGGGGGATCCAATTCGGGCGTGTCGTCGCCCGGAACCAGGAGATCTCTGTCTGGTCGCCGATGCCGCCACAGCAGCCCGGTGTGGTCTCGCGGTATGGCGACCTGGTGGGGCTCGACTCGCTCGTAGCTCCCAAGCGGCTCGAAGTCCTCCCGTACGTGTCATCGCAGGTGGCGCGCGAGCCAGGCGATGCCAACGACCCGTTCTACGACCCGACCCGGAGCTCCGCGCGCATGGGCGCCGACGTGCGGTATGGCCTGCCGGCCGGGCTGACGCTCACCGCCACGGTCAACCCGGACTTCGGACAGGTCGAGGTCGATCCGGCGGTGGTGAACCTCTCGGCCTTCGAGGTCTTCTTCCCGGAGCGCCGCCCCTTCTTTCTCGAGGGGGTCGACATCTTCCGCTTCGGCCAGAGCGTCACCTTCAACGACAACAACCCGAGCAACTTCTTCTACACGCGCCGAGTGGGGCGCGCCCCGCGACGCTCCCTCGATGCACTCGGGGCGCGCTACAGCGACGTGCCCGCGCAGTCCGACATCGCGGCGGCGGCCAAGCTCTCCGGCAAGACGCGTCGCGGGCTCTCGTTAGGGGTGCTCGGCGCCCTCACCCGCGAGGAGCGCGGGCGATATGCCCTCCCCAACGGCACCAGGGGCTCGGCCATCGTGGAGCCACGGACCGAGTTCCTCGTGACGCGCCTGCGCCAGGACTTCCGGCAGGGGAACACCGTGGTTGGCGGCGTCCTCACCGGCGTGCAACGCGAACTCGGCGATGCGGCGCTCCGGCCGCTCTTCGTGCGCAACGCCCTGGTGACCGGGAGCGACTTCGAACACCGCTGGGGGAATCGCACGTGGGCGGTGAGCGGCTTCATGGCCGCCAGTCGCGTGGGCGGCGACCGGCGCGTGATGACGGCACTGCAGCGCTCTCCCATCCGTGCGTTCCAGCGCCCCGACGCCACCGACCTGACGCTCGACACGACGCGCACCACGTTAGGCGGCTACTTCGGGACGTTGTCGCTCGCCCGCACCGCCGGCGAGCATTGGCTCGGGTCGGTGACGTACGAAGAGACCTCGCCCGGCTTCGAGGTAAACGACCTCGGCTTCCAGACCCGCGCCGACTTCCGCTCGCTCTCCGGCGCCGTGCAATACCGCGAGACGCGCATCGGACGCTTCATGCGCAGCTACGAGGCGAGCGTGTACATGACACAGGCGGCCAACTTCGACGGCAACGTCGTCGAGCGGCGCATGTCATTCCTGTCGTCGGGACTCTTCAACAGCTTCGTGGGCTATTCGTTCTGGGGCTTCATCCAGCCCGAGACCGTCGACGACCGCCTGTTGCGCGGCGGCCCCCTCACCCGCAAGCCGAGGGAGTGGCAGCTGCGGGGCGAGCTGACCTCCGATACGCGCCGCCCGATCGTCGGCGAACTGGAGTACGAGTACAACCGCAACGCGCAGCGCGAGTGGCGGCACACGGTTTCGCTCGGGATGGAACTGCGTCCCACGAGTGCGGTGCGCATCCAGCTGCAGCCGGAGTTCGCGCGGCAGTATGACGTGGACCAGTACGTCACCGACGTCCGCGACGCGGCGGCGACGCGAACCTACGGCGGGCGCTGGATCTTTGGCGACATCGACCAGAGCGAACTGTCGGTCGAGGCGCGAGCGGAGTGGACCTTCTCGCCCACGCTCACCTTGCAGCTGTGGGCGCAACCCTTCGTGGCCTCGGGGCGCTTTGCCCGCTTCAAGGAGTTCAGCACCCCGGGTCAGTTCGCCTTCGATGTGTACGGGCGCGATCGCGGGACGATCGTGCGTCGTGCCGGCGCCGGTGGCGACGAGGTCGTGGTCGATCCCGATGGCCCCGGCGGGGCGGCACCATTCACCTTCCAGGAGCAGGACTTCCTCGTGCGCTCGCTGCGCGGGAACGCCGTGCTGCGCTGGGAGTATCGCCCCGGCTCGACGCTCTTCCTCGTCTGGCAGCAGCAACGCGAAGGGGACGAGGGGTTCGCCGACCTCCGCGCCACGCGCGACGTCGCCAGCCCGTTCCGCGATCCGGCGCGCAACGTCTTCCTCCTCAAGTTGAGCTACTGGCTCGGGCGCTGA
- a CDS encoding prepilin-type N-terminal cleavage/methylation domain-containing protein, whose protein sequence is MRRRGFTLVEVMIALVVTGLVVSLAYATTQAGVDVEGRLLRHRDGEERAVAFRSLLTDALRHQVDGLRGGGTVFVLADRVTATGASADSLHLVTRGVVAPLGASAAWDVSIWLAGDTLQLEGHPVDAASDAVPIRARLGGVQQFDVQVLGRGLAAAWQEQWPEPDLAPDAIALTVRHGDVAPLALVVRRGLERAP, encoded by the coding sequence GTGAGGCGCCGAGGCTTCACCCTCGTGGAGGTGATGATCGCCCTCGTGGTCACCGGGCTGGTGGTCTCGCTCGCCTACGCGACCACGCAGGCCGGCGTCGACGTCGAGGGACGCCTCCTGCGCCACCGCGACGGCGAGGAGCGCGCCGTGGCCTTTCGGTCCCTCCTCACGGACGCGCTGCGCCACCAGGTCGACGGATTGCGCGGCGGGGGGACCGTCTTCGTGCTCGCCGACCGTGTAACCGCGACGGGAGCGAGTGCCGACTCGTTGCACCTGGTCACGCGGGGCGTGGTCGCCCCGCTCGGCGCCTCGGCCGCCTGGGACGTGTCGATCTGGCTCGCCGGCGATACGTTGCAGCTGGAAGGGCATCCGGTCGACGCCGCGTCCGACGCGGTCCCGATCCGCGCGCGACTCGGCGGCGTGCAACAGTTCGATGTGCAGGTGCTGGGGCGCGGGCTGGCGGCCGCATGGCAGGAGCAGTGGCCCGAGCCCGACCTGGCGCCGGACGCTATCGCCCTCACCGTGCGACATGGCGACGTGGCACCCCTGGCGCTCGTCGTGCGGCGCGGACTGGAGCGTGCGCCGTGA
- a CDS encoding general secretion pathway protein GspK, which produces MPHRVRPHGTPRRGVALVLVLWLVVILGGIGATVVSSTRDASLLAGNARARVVARYAAESGIEATLAAIDDSLALLTDSTARRAFLNSLEPDSRGDSVALGDARFAVAIVDASARLDVNAAPAENLARLFERFADPGRARALARAIRGRIEAGDGRTITPLRSLEELRSIAGADERLLQLSAPYLTVDGDGTINRAAASDTVMAAAFGELRDAPARLVVISRGWMRGHPLTHEIQGVYAVASDRLVLVHWRERTL; this is translated from the coding sequence ATGCCCCACCGCGTGCGCCCGCACGGGACCCCGCGCCGCGGCGTCGCACTCGTGCTCGTCCTCTGGCTGGTGGTCATCCTCGGTGGCATCGGTGCCACGGTGGTTTCGTCCACACGAGATGCCTCGCTGCTCGCGGGGAACGCCCGTGCTCGCGTGGTCGCGCGCTACGCCGCCGAGAGCGGCATCGAGGCGACGCTCGCCGCCATCGACGACTCGCTCGCGCTCCTCACTGACAGCACCGCGCGCCGCGCCTTCCTCAATTCCCTCGAGCCGGACAGTCGCGGCGACTCGGTGGCGCTGGGCGACGCGCGGTTTGCCGTGGCCATTGTCGATGCGAGCGCTCGCCTGGATGTGAACGCCGCCCCGGCCGAGAACCTCGCACGCCTCTTCGAGCGTTTCGCCGACCCCGGGCGCGCCCGCGCGCTGGCGCGCGCGATTCGCGGGCGCATCGAGGCGGGCGACGGGCGCACGATCACCCCGCTGCGCTCGCTGGAGGAACTGCGGTCGATCGCCGGGGCGGACGAACGGCTGTTGCAGCTGTCGGCACCCTACCTCACGGTCGATGGCGACGGGACGATCAACCGGGCCGCCGCCTCCGACACCGTGATGGCCGCCGCCTTTGGGGAGCTGCGCGATGCCCCTGCCCGGCTGGTGGTGATCTCGCGCGGGTGGATGCGCGGACACCCGCTCACGCACGAGATTCAGGGTGTGTATGCCGTCGCGAGCGACCGCCTGGTCCTCGTGCACTGGCGGGAGCGCACCCTGTGA
- the solA gene encoding N-methyl-L-tryptophan oxidase, with protein MSTPFDVAIVGLGAMGSSAAYHLARRGQRVVGIDRFSPPHALGSSHGRSRMIREAYYEHPLYVPLVQRAFALWGELERAAGDRPFFMRTGGLMIGEASGALVSGTLASATAHHLQHEVIEARDLHRRYPAFAPLDEMVGVLEHRAGILLPEPIIQAHLELAEHHGATLLRDVQVHGWDRTADGIEIRTGGETIVARQVVVAAGPWTGQLLADLALPLAVERQVIHWFDPVRFPEYFEPQRMPVSIWELENGTLFYTKPDLGDGVKIGIHHSGLSANADAVDRTISEAEDALIYDLLRRFVPFAKGHMRERAVCLYTNTPDAHFVVDRHPQAQEVLVLSPCSGHGFKFASVLGEIAADLVTTGSSAFDLSPFAIARFGGVSS; from the coding sequence GTGAGCACGCCGTTCGACGTCGCCATCGTTGGCCTGGGCGCCATGGGCAGTTCGGCCGCCTACCACCTCGCGCGCCGTGGCCAGCGCGTCGTCGGGATCGACCGCTTCTCCCCGCCGCATGCCCTGGGGTCGAGTCATGGCCGGTCGCGCATGATTCGCGAGGCGTACTACGAACACCCGCTCTACGTTCCACTGGTGCAGCGCGCTTTCGCGCTCTGGGGGGAACTCGAGCGCGCGGCCGGCGACCGCCCGTTCTTCATGCGCACGGGCGGGCTGATGATCGGCGAGGCATCGGGGGCGCTGGTGAGCGGGACCCTCGCGAGCGCCACGGCGCACCACCTCCAGCACGAGGTCATCGAGGCCCGCGACCTGCACCGGCGTTACCCCGCCTTTGCCCCACTCGACGAGATGGTCGGCGTCCTGGAGCATCGCGCCGGGATCCTCCTCCCCGAGCCGATCATTCAGGCCCACCTCGAGCTGGCCGAGCATCACGGCGCCACGCTCCTTCGCGACGTGCAGGTGCACGGCTGGGACCGCACCGCGGACGGGATCGAGATCCGGACGGGTGGCGAGACGATCGTGGCCCGTCAGGTCGTCGTGGCCGCCGGCCCCTGGACGGGGCAGCTCCTCGCCGATCTCGCGCTCCCGCTCGCAGTCGAGCGGCAGGTCATTCACTGGTTCGACCCCGTGCGCTTCCCCGAGTACTTCGAGCCGCAGCGCATGCCGGTCTCGATCTGGGAGCTGGAGAACGGGACGCTCTTCTACACCAAGCCCGACCTGGGCGACGGCGTGAAGATCGGGATTCACCACAGCGGGCTCTCCGCCAACGCCGATGCGGTCGATCGAACCATCAGCGAGGCCGAGGATGCGCTGATCTACGATCTGCTCCGCCGATTCGTCCCCTTCGCCAAGGGGCACATGCGCGAGCGGGCCGTCTGTCTCTACACCAACACCCCCGACGCGCACTTCGTCGTCGACCGCCACCCCCAGGCCCAGGAAGTCCTCGTCCTGAGCCCCTGTTCCGGTCACGGATTCAAGTTCGCCAGCGTACTGGGTGAGATCGCGGCCGATCTCGTGACGACGGGAAGCTCGGCGTTCGATCTGTCGCCGTTCGCCATCGCGCGTTTTGGAGGCGTGTCATCGTAG